Genomic window (Achromobacter sp. B7):
TTGCGCGGGCGCTGGCCTTAAAGCCATCCGTGATCGTGTGCGACGAAGCCGTCGCGGCGCTGGACGTGTCCATCCAGGCACAGGTGCTGAACCTGTTTGAACAGCTGCGCGATGACCTGGATTTGACGTATCTGTTCATCAGCCACAACCTGAGCGTCGTCAGTCACATCTCGGACCGCGTGGCCATCATGTATCTGGGCCGCGTGGTCGAGCTTGCCCCGACCGACACCGTTTTTCAACGCGCCAATCATCCGTACACGCAGGCCCTGTTGAAGGAGCTGCCGACGTTGACGCCCGGGCGGCGCACATATCAGCCGATCAAGGGCGAGCTGCCGTCGCCGCTGGATCCGCCCAGCGGTTGCGCGTTTCATCCGCGTTGCCCGCATGCGATGCCGCGCTGCAAAGAAGAGCGGCCCCTGTTGCGCGAGATATCGCCGGGCCAGTACAGCGCCTGTCACTTGAACGATATGGCCTAGCCCACATGCATGGCCGTACTGGACGTGAACGAGGCGAAGCGCGAGAATCCTTCAATGAAAACGCGTGTTTGCATTGCGCGCCCGCGATTGAGCGATTGAAAGCCGTATCTGAATCTCCTAATTCCTAATTCCAACGCCATGAAAACCATAGACGAAATCGAACGCGCGCACGGCGAGTTGACTGCCTTGCGACGGGACATCCACGCCCATCCCGAACTGGCCTTCCAAGAGACGCGCACGTCCAATCTGGTAGCGGAACGCTTGCGCGCATGGGGCCTGGAAGTGCATACGGGCCTAGGCAAGACCGGTGTGGTCGGCGTGTTGCGCGGCGGCAGCGGCAAGAAGACGATCGGCTTGCGCGCCGACATGGACGCGCTGCCCATGCCCGAGCACAACCGCTTTGCGCACAAGTCCACCATCAGCGGCCGCATGCACGGCTGTGGCCATGACGGGCATACCGCCATGCTGCTGGGTGCGGCGCAATACCTGTCCACCCATCGCAATTTCGACGGCACCGTCGTGTTCATTTTTCAGCCGGCCGAAGAAGGCGGCAACGCCGGCGCGCGCGCCATGATGCAGGACGGGCTGTTCGACAAGTTTCCGTGCGACGCGGTATTCGGCATCCACAACATGCCGGGCATGCCGGTCAACCAGTTTGGCTTTCGGGCCGGCCCCACGATGGCCTCCAGCAACCGGTGGGACATCGTCATCAAGGGCGTGGGCGGCCACGCCGCGCAACCGCATGCGTCGGTCGACCCCATCATCGTGGCGGCCGACATGGTGCACGCCTTGCA
Coding sequences:
- a CDS encoding M20 aminoacylase family protein: MKTIDEIERAHGELTALRRDIHAHPELAFQETRTSNLVAERLRAWGLEVHTGLGKTGVVGVLRGGSGKKTIGLRADMDALPMPEHNRFAHKSTISGRMHGCGHDGHTAMLLGAAQYLSTHRNFDGTVVFIFQPAEEGGNAGARAMMQDGLFDKFPCDAVFGIHNMPGMPVNQFGFRAGPTMASSNRWDIVIKGVGGHAAQPHASVDPIIVAADMVHALQTVISRSKNPLEQAVLSITQIHAGDAYNVIPGEAVLRGTVRTYSVETLDKIEADMRRIATTLPQVYGGTGELDFVRAYPPLVNWENETAFAAKVAEDAFGAENVLRDMPPFMGAEDFSFFLEAIPGAYLFLGNGDGDHRMESYHGMGPCQLHNPNYDFNDALLPVGATYWVKLVEAYLPAA